A genome region from Myxococcota bacterium includes the following:
- the mgtE gene encoding magnesium transporter, translated as MNELELKAYFASLPHPADITEYLEQTDLSEWPKLLRLIEDREIRAEVVAEIDEAKWRDLLSRLQPPEIAEIIGEMESDDAADIIAKLPLPLRYETLYRLPDPKRHQVLVLLGYPEDSAGGIMQVELARVQENALVSDAIIKVRELVEEDVPVLAVWVVDKEDRLMGTIELADLLIHKSTLGIRALMKPDVICVRPLVDQKEVAQLFKKYDLLTLPVVDDENHLIGRISIDDIVDVLTEEAEEDALRMAGTSAEELIYPEQVFSTARIRLPWLAVALVCSLISASLLKLFEPLLHQMTVIYAFLPVIMAMGGNVGTQSSTILIRGLATGKSDLSDIPRALFKEIRVGLVMGIFYGFCAGFVTTFLLSDNNYALGGIVLTSMVIAMITAAALGVLAPALLRRLNIDPAIAAGPFVTTLNDITGILIYMCTAQAFRGLLI; from the coding sequence TTGAATGAATTAGAGCTCAAAGCTTATTTTGCCTCTCTGCCCCACCCTGCGGATATTACCGAGTATCTGGAGCAGACAGATCTGTCCGAATGGCCTAAACTATTACGCCTGATCGAAGACAGAGAAATCCGCGCAGAAGTTGTAGCGGAAATCGATGAGGCCAAATGGCGGGACTTGCTTTCCAGGCTACAACCCCCAGAAATCGCGGAAATCATCGGCGAGATGGAATCCGATGATGCGGCGGATATTATCGCCAAACTGCCCTTGCCGCTGCGCTACGAAACCCTTTATCGTTTGCCCGATCCCAAAAGACATCAAGTTCTAGTCTTGCTGGGCTACCCCGAAGATTCCGCTGGCGGTATCATGCAGGTGGAGCTCGCACGAGTTCAAGAAAATGCGTTGGTTTCTGATGCGATTATCAAAGTCAGAGAGCTCGTTGAAGAAGACGTACCCGTTCTTGCCGTCTGGGTGGTGGACAAAGAAGACCGCTTGATGGGCACCATTGAATTGGCCGACTTACTGATTCATAAATCAACTTTAGGCATTCGGGCCTTGATGAAGCCTGATGTTATTTGCGTTAGGCCTTTGGTCGATCAAAAAGAAGTCGCGCAGCTATTTAAAAAATACGATTTACTTACCTTGCCGGTGGTGGATGATGAAAATCACCTTATCGGGCGCATTTCTATCGACGATATTGTTGACGTTTTGACCGAAGAAGCTGAAGAAGATGCGTTGCGTATGGCTGGTACCAGTGCGGAGGAGTTAATCTACCCCGAGCAGGTGTTCTCGACAGCACGTATTCGTTTGCCTTGGTTAGCGGTGGCGCTGGTCTGCTCCTTGATATCGGCTTCTTTGCTTAAGCTATTTGAGCCTTTGCTCCATCAAATGACCGTGATTTACGCGTTTTTACCGGTAATTATGGCCATGGGCGGCAATGTCGGGACGCAGTCTTCTACAATTTTGATTCGCGGACTCGCTACAGGCAAATCGGATTTAAGTGATATCCCTAGAGCACTGTTCAAAGAAATCCGGGTTGGCCTGGTGATGGGCATTTTTTACGGCTTTTGCGCTGGCTTTGTGACGACCTTTCTTCTCAGCGACAACAACTATGCTCTGGGCGGTATCGTTTTAACATCAATGGTTATTGCCATGATCACCGCTGCAGCCTTGGGTGTTCTGGCCCCTGCTTTACTTCGTAGGCTCAATATTGACCCAGCGATTGCCGCCGGTCCTTTTGTAACGACCTTAAACGATATCACTGGGATTTTAATCTATATGTGCACCGCACAAGCCTTTCGCGGACTGCTAATTTAA